AAATGCGCATGGTTGTCGCTACCCACAACAGCGACCTGCATCCCGGCTTCCTGAAAAACCAGCGTTGACGTCGGGATCTGCCAGATCCCGCCTTCTGCGGGCGCTTTCAGGTGAACGGAGGCAAATGTTCCCGGCCAGAGCAGGTGATCCGGATTTTCAATCGTAAATTCCGTGACAGCCGTTCGTGTGTTGGGATCATAGCCTTTGGCGACAGTCAGGAACTGCGCCTCAAAGACCTTGTTGGGAAACTGGGGAACCGACACCGTAGCCGTGAGACCCGGTTTAAGCATGTAGGAAAAGACTTCAGGAACGGAAACAAACAGCCGCATCCGGTGCATATCGGAAACGACGAACATCTGGTTGGCGTCACCGCTGGCAGAGTGCTCGCCGCCACCGGCGCTGACGTAATCTCCCACGTTGATATCACGGGAAGTCACGACCCCATCGAACGGAGACACGACTGTCTTGAATTTTTCCAGAGCAGCAAAGCGATCCAGATTATGCTCGGATGCCTGCATTTCCGCATAGCCGGACTTACGGTTTGCATCCGCCACTGACACGGACTGGCCTGACACAGCCTGTGACTGCGCCATCGCATGCCAGCGGTTCGCGCTGACAACCGTCAGGTTATATTTCGCTGACTGGGCCTCCAGATCTGCTTTGGCCTGCGCATACTGGGCATCCAGGCCAGGCGCATTGATTTCCGCGAGGACATCGCCCGCTTTCACATCGGATCCGAAATCCTTATACCACATTTTCACATAACCGGACGCCTGCGGATAGATCGGCGCCTGATACCAAGCGTCGATCGTGCCCGGCAGTGTCAGCGCCAGCATTTTCGCCCCGGGCTCAGGTGTGACAACTTCCACATCAGGAACAGCACTGTGTTCGGTGACAAGCTTCACCTCGTGAGCAGAGTGCATCCTTTCGACAATCACATACCCTGAGGCCAGCACAAGCACGCCGGCAACCAGAAACAATCCGGAATATTGACGGATCGAGCGCGCCATCACACGGCCTCCTTACGAGAAGATTTTCGGCTGTAGAAAATTGCATAGACACATGGAACAAAAAGGAGAGTCGAAACCGTCGCCACCAGAAGACCGCCGATGACAGCCTTGCCCAGCGGCGCATTCTGGGAGTTGCTGATCGACATGGGCACCATACCGACAATCATCGCGCTCGCGGTCATGATTACCGGACGGATACGACCGTAACCCGCTTCCAGCGCCGCCCTGAGCGGCTCTCCATGTAAGCTGAGCCGTTCTCTTGCGTAATCAACGACGAGAATGGAGTTGGCGGTGGCTGTTCCCATGCACATGATCGCACCCGTCAATGCCGGGACAGAAAGATGCGTCCTGGTCAGGAACAGGCTCCATGCAATACCTGCCAGCGCCCCCGGCAGGGCCGAGATGATGATGAAAGGATCAAGCCAGGACTGAAAGTTCACGACAATCAGAAGATAGATCAGCACAATGGAGACCATCAGACCCGCAACCAGCTCCACATAAGCAGTGCTCATGGTCGTGGCCTGACCTTCAATATCGACAGCAGCACCACGCGGTACATCCTTGCTTGTCGCAGCCACTTCACGCTTCACGCCCTTCAGAACCGATCCAAGATCCGTTCCTTCTGCCGACACATAGATGTCGAAGGCAGGCATGGAGTTGTAGTGAGAAACTTCGCCAGGCGTACCGATAGCATTGATTTTGCTCATTGCTCCGAGAAGCTGCATGGATTTTCCTGAAGGATCACCGTCACCTTTGTCCACCGGAATGGTCAGAAGATCATTGTAGTGCGCCAGCTGATCTTGCGAGACGTAGGTATTCAGAGTGAATGTCACACCCATTTTCGGATCAAACCAGTATTGCGGGTCGACCTGAGAGCTTCCGGACAATGTCATCAGTTCGTTGTCGGCAAGATTGCCTTCATCGATTCCGGTTGCCTGTTCGAACGTACGATCACCCTGCACGAAAAGAGTCGGCGTGCGCATGGTCTGCTGCAACGATACATCCGCAGCACCCGATACTTTCCGAATTCTGTTAGCCAGCGCGACAGCATATTTATAGCTTGCCTGCAGATCCGGACCGGTCACTTTCACATCGATTGGCGAAGGTGAACCAAAGTTCAGAATTTTTGCTGTCAGGTCAGCCGGCTGGAATGTAAAGACTGTTCCCGGGAAGCTCGCAGAAAGGCCGCGACGCAGGATGGCGCGGTAGTCCCAAACAGGTGACGCTTCATCCTTCAGTGTGATCGTCAGATCGCAATCCTGCGAACCAAGCGTCGGTGTCGGAATAAAGGCCTGGTTATGCGGTCCTTCCGGCAGACCACAGTTACTGACTACATCCTCAACCTTTCCATCCAGAAGCTCGTGAATACGATCACTGACCAGAGTGGCGGTGCGGCTGGCGACTTCAATACGTGACCCAAGCGGCGCACGCATGTGCATCTGCAACTGATCAGATTTGATTTCCGGAAAGAAGTCCTGCCCGGCGACCGCGTAGAGACCACAGGAGAGAACGGACGCGCCAAGAAACACCGTGACGAATGAGCGCCGATTGGCAATCAGACGCTCAAGCAGTGATCCATATCCTTCACGGAAAGCCGTGAATTTCCGCTCAAATCCTTTCTGGAAACGAGTGAATGCATTGTGCCCATGCGGCAGAGCTTCATGTTCCTGACCGTGAGCGCCAACATGTACATGACCTGCCAGAAGAAACTTCGCCATGGTCGGAACAAGCGTACGCGAGAGGATGAAAGACGCGATCATCGCGAAGATGATGGCTTCAGCCATCGGCATGAACAGCCAGCCGGCGACGCCATCCAACTCGAAAAGAGGCAGCCAGACAATGCAGATACAGGTCGTGGACACGAAGGTCGGGATCACGATCTGATTGGCTGCATCGATAATCGCTTCTTCCAGCTCCTTACCCATCTCCAGATGTGTATCGATGTTCTCGATCATCACTGTGGCGTCATCCACGAGGATACCCACTGCGAGAGCAAGGCCACCAAGTGTCATGACATTGATGGTTTGTCCGGCCCAGCCGAGTCCGATGATGGAGCAGAGAATGGCAAGAGGAATGGAGGTGGCGATAATGACAGTCGGACGCCATGACCCGAGGAAAAGCAGCACGACAAGTCCGGTCAAGGCAGCAGCTGTTGCCATTTCCCTGAGCACGTCCGTGATGGAGTCCTTCACGAAACCGGAAGCATCATTCAGGATGCTGAGTTTTACCGCAGAAGGCAGGACAGCCTGAAGGCGCGGCATCATTTTCCGGACGCCATCCACAACGCTGAGAGTCGATGCCTCACCGCTCTTCATGACGACCATGATAACAGCCTGCCGTCCCTTGACGATCACACTGTTTGTCTGTGGATGTCCGCCGCGATAGACTTCACCAACATCATGAATATAGACCACGGCGTTCCCAACACGCTTGATCGGAATATCGGCGATATCCTCCAGCGTTCGCGGCGTCGCATTGGTCTGCACCATCCAGTCGGTCGCACCAATCTTCTGGTCACCAGCCGGACGCACGACGTTCTGTCGGTCAAGGGCGTTCTGCACATCCATCGCGGAAAGGTGGTGTGCCTGCAACTCCTTCTGATTGAGCGCAATCATCACGAAACTGTCCATGCCGCCATAAGGATGCGGCACGACGGCTCCAGGCACCGTAACAAGCAGGGATCGCACACGGATAAAGGCCAGCTTGAACAGATCCGATGGTGTCATCGTATCGGATGTCAGCTTCAGCGTGATGACCGGCACCGATGATGCTTCAAGCCGCATGATCATCGGCGCAGCGATATGTTCCGGCAACTGCTGGAGGACCGTCTGCGAGATGGCGGTCACGTCCGCTTCGGCGGCCCCGATATCAGTTCCGGGCTGGAAGTAGATCTTGACGATTCCTCGCCCATAGAAGGAATCGGCTTCCATATGCTCGATTCCCTCCACAGTGGAGGTCACACCTTGCTCGAAGTTGTACATGATACGGCCAGCGAACTCTTCGGGGAGCATCCCCGAATAGGACCAGACGACTGCGATGGCCGGGATTCTGATGTTCGGAAAAACGTCAGTCGGGGTCTTTTTGATAGAAAGAAACCCGAACATGACAATCAGAATCGAGAGAACAACAAAGGTGTAAGGCCGCCGCAGAGCGGTGACGACGATTGCATTCATCGAACTGCCTTGCGTTAAGTGAGCAGGGTCCTGCCACCGCTCCGGAAAAGAAGCAGCGCACATGACGGGCTATCCGGTCGCAGCAGCACTGCATCCAGACATTTTTTGACATATCCATCTTTGCGGAATGACTGATATAAAATTCTTTTTTAAATAGAATCCTGCTTCTTCCCCTTGCCGAGGAGCTGTCGTTCATCCTGATCACACCCGATCAGGACATTTTCTGTTTTTTTCAGATCTGAATGAGCATTTTTCCGACCAGAAGCCTGATCCGTCCCTCAACATCCTCGTGACTGCCGCCAAGCCTGCGATCAAGACCCAGAACGACGATGCCATGGACGGCTTCGTACATCGTACGGGCGAGTACGGACCGTTCCGGCACCGTGAGAGGCATATCCTCCGCGAAAAGCGTGGCGATGCGATCCAGAAGATTGCCGCGCAGGGCGAGATAATCAGATGGCAGCGCTTCCTGAGCGGCCCAGCGCAAGGCAAACAGCGCCTCCCAGCGGTTCAGATGATCACGGGCATATCTGAAGTATCCCAGGGCCAGCGCTTCCAGCTTTTTCGATGTGGAGCCTGACATTTTTTCCGCTTCGGCAAACATGAAGTTTCCCATCTCCAGAAGCGTGCGGGCGTTCACCTCCAGAATCACATTGTCCAGTCCGCCGAAAAGGTAACCGAGAGAGCCCAGCGCACAGCCTGCCTTTCCTGTCACGGCACGTGCGGAGCAGGCCCGAAACCCTTCCTGGATGATGATCTGTTCCGCCGCATCCGTGATGGCGCTTCTGAGCGCTTCCGGGTCCTTGCCTTTTCGCGCCACGTTTCACTCTCCCGTGCGTCTTGCCTCTCCCCATTATGACAGGAACGGCAAAAAAGTGAACGATGTTCATTTTCTCACTTGCATTGCTGAACAGCGTTCATTATGAACAATGTTCAGTAACAACACATCAACAAGGTCACAAACCATGAGCGCATCTCGTTCCAACACCAGCATCACCGTTTCCTCAAGCTGGGTCATGTTCACCTGGATCAGCTTTGTTGTCGCCCTGCTCTCCATGGCGATTGCCGTCATCTACATGCCGATGGAAAGCTGGCTGCGAGCCTATCTGGGTCTTTCAGGACTGTTTCTGGTGCAGTCGTCCATTTCCCTGTCACGCACCCTGCGCGATCAGGCGGAAGTTGAAGCGGCTAAAAACTCTTAGAACATAAGAGGGTTTTTCCGGATTGAGACTGAGGCATCCAGTTCTGTCGGCCAACTGAGCGAGGTCGACAGAATCTGAAGCATTTATAGTGTGGGGGAAAATACCAAGGAGAAAAAGCGGACCTTTCCCACAACACGTTATAATCGCAAACAAAAAAAAGAGAGGCGCAATGGCCTCTCTTTCTCACAAACCCTACAGGCGGAAATCGAATTACCGCTTATAGATCGGGAACTGAGCACAGAGCGCCTTGACGCGTTCGTGTACGGCGTTCTCGACGGCGGCGTCCCCCTCGCCGCCGGACGCGGCCAGCGCGGTCAGAACCTCGTCGATCATCTCGCCCACCTGACGGAACTCGGCCTCGCGGAAACCACGCGCCGTCGCCGCCGGGCTGCCCAGACGGATGCCTGACGTGATCGCAGGTTTCTCCGGGTCGAACGGCACGGCGTTCTTGTTCGCCGTGATGCCCGCGCGCTCCAGAGCCTTCTCCGCGATCTTGCCCGTCACCTTCTTCGGACGCAGATCAACCAGCAGCAGATGGCTGTCCGTGCCGCCGGTCACGAGGTCGAAGCCACGCGCCACCAGCGTCTCGCCCAGCACCTTCGCGTTGGCGGCGACGGCCTTCTGATACTCGGCAAACTCCGGCTTCAGCGCCTCGCCGAACGCGACGGCCTTGGCGGCGATCACGTGCATCAGCGGGCCGCCCTGCAGGCCGGGGAACACGGCGGAGTTGATCTTCTTGGCCAGCGCCTCGTCGTTCGTCAGGATCAGGCCGCCGCGCGGACCGCGCAGGGTCTTGTGCGTCGTGGTCGTGACGATGTCGGCGTGCGGGATCGGGCTCGGATACAGGCCGGCCGCCACCAGACCGGCGAAGTGCGCCATATCGACCATCAGGAAAGCGCCGACCTCGTCAGCGATCCTGCGGAAGCGGGCGAAGTCGATGATCCGCGGATAGGCGGAGCTGCCGGCGACGATCAGCTTCGGCTTGTGCTCGCGGGCGAGGGATTCCATCTCTTCGTAGTCGAGATGGCCGTCCTGCTGGCGCACGCCATACTGCACGGCGTTGAACCATTTGCCGGAATAGTTCGGGGCCGCGCCGTGTGTGAGATGGCCACCGGCGGCGAGGCTCATGCCCAGCACCGTGTCGCCCGGCGCCACGACGGCCATGAAGGCCGCCTGGTTGGCGTTGGCGCCCGAGTGCGGCTGCACGTTGGCGAAGCCCGCGCCGAACATCTTCCTGGCGCGTTCGATGGCCAGCGTCTCGACCTTATCGACCTCGGAGCAGCCGCCATAGTAGCGGCGACCCGGGTAACCCTCGGCGTATTTGTTCGTCAGAACGCTGCCCTGAGCCTGAAGAACAGCCTCCGACACCATGTTCTCCGACGCAATCAGCTCGATCCCGTCGCGCTGACGCTCGAACTCGCTCGCAATCGCCGACGCAACTTCCGCGTCAACAGATGCCAGCGAAGATTGAAAAAAGCGATGCAGATCCGTCTCGCTCATTTGAAACTCCCTGTCCCAGAGCCACTCATCACAAAAGCAGGCCGCGCCGGAACCGGACACCCAACCCGAAACGTACCTTGCTGTTGGCGCGATTGTAGCCTTTTCATGGACGGAAAACCACACCTCGCGCATAGATGCTCTGCATAGAGAGTTTCAAGGACAGCCTTACCCATGCCTCAACCGCCCCGGCCCGGCGCATCCTCCCTGTTCCGCCGCAAATCCATCACTGCCACTCCTGAGAAGAGCGGCCTCAAACGCGTGCTGGGTCCGGCCACCCTTGTCGCTCTTGGCGTGGGCGCCACCATCGGCGCGGGACTGTTCTCGCTGACGGGCATTGCGGCTGGCGACAATGCGGGACCAGCCGTAACCCTGTCCTACATCATCGCCGCCATCGCCTGCGGGTTTGCCGGTCTCTGCTACAGCGAGCTGGCGGGCATGATCCCGGTGGCCGGAAGCGCCTACTCCTACGCCTATGTGACGATGGGTGAACTGGTCGCGTGGATCATCGGCTGGGATCTGGTTCTGGAATATGCCGTCGGGGCCGCGACCGTCTCGGTCAGTTGGTCGGGCTATGTGACTTCACTCCTCGCCGGGTGGGGAATCCGTCTTCCAGCACGACTGACCGCCTCACCGTTTCAGACCGTCCATCTGGCGGATGGCGGCACCGCCAGCGGCATAGCCAACATACCGGCGGCCTTCATCATCATTCTCGTCTCCCTGCTGCTGATCCGGGGCACCTCCGCCTCGGCGAGATTCAATGCGGTCATCGTCGTCCTCAAGCTCTCGGTCATCGCCGCCTTCATCGGCTTCGGCATCCCCTGGATCGACACAGCCAACTATCACCCCTTCATTCCGCCCAACGAAGGAACGTTCGGTCATTTCGGCGTGTCAGGCGTCATGCGGGCGGCAGGCACCATTTTCTTCGCCTATATCGGCTTCGATGCGCTTTCGACCGCCGCGCAGGAGACCAGAAATCCCAAGCGTGATATCCCCATCGGCATTCTCGGCAGTCTGGCGATCTGCGCGCTGGCTTATGTCAGTTTTTCCTTTGTGCTGACCGGAATCGTGAACTACGCCGATATGGCCGGAGATCCTGCGCCTGTCGCCACGGCCATCGACCGGACGCACATCGCGTGGCTCCAGCTTGCCGTCAAATTCGGCATCATCTGTGGTTTCACATCCGTACTTCTGATGCTGCTGCTCGGACAGAGCCGCGTGTTTTTCGCGATGTCCCGTGACGGTCTCCTGCCCGCGCTGTTCAGCCGGACCCATGCCCGCTTTCACACACCATGGCTGTCCAACCTGTTCTTCATGGTGCTGACGGGACTGCTGGCCGCCTTCCTGCCGATTGCCGAACTGGGCCACATGACGTCCATCGGCACGCTGCTTGCCTTCATCATTGTCTGTGTCGGCGTACTTGTGCTGCGCCGTCAGGCTCCTGACGCTGAACGCAAGTTTCGCGTGGCGGGCGGTCCGGTCATTCCGCTGGCTGGTATCCTGTCCTGTCTGGTTGTCATGATGTCTCTGGACGCCCTGACCTGGCTTCGGCTCGTCGTGTGGCTCGGGATCGGTCTGGGAGTTTATTTTCTGTATGGACGCAGGAAAAGCAGATTGGCCGGAGCCGACTGAGAACCGGCATGCTTGAATCGGCAAATCATGATCCGGTATTGAAACGGTCATATTTTGAAAAGGCAGGTGGCTGCCATCTTTCTTACTGGACCATTTCCGCTTTTTGAGTGAGAAAGACTGCCATCACAGGATGTATTCCCGGAGCAACAACATTACCGACAGGTAAACAGCTACCCGTCATTGCGCAAAAACGACATTGCCTTTGAAAGTATGCTGGAACTTTTCTGTGCCGACGCGATATACACCTGCATCAGGCCGCGCTTGACCAAAGCACGGCTCCCATAAAAACATCGGTTGATCCCGTGCTGCTTCTCCTGATGGGCGTCCTTGCGGTCGTCCTGCTGATTGCCATCAATATCCTCATTTCTCTCTCGGAAATTTCGTTCGCCGCCGCGCGCGATGTCAGACTGCGATCCCGCGCCGAAGCAGGAGACGAACGGGCGACAGCCTTCCTCGCCATGCGCCGCAACAGCGGACAGGTGATGACAGTGCTTCAGATTCTTTTGAACGCGGTGGGCATCCTCGGCGGTATCGTCAGTTCCGACATGCTCACCCCACCCCTGTCAGAGATTTTCCGAGGCTGGGGACTCAGCAATGCGTCCGCCGACAGTCTGGGAGCGACAGCCAGTTTCGTGTTCATCACGGGCACATTTGTCGTTTTCGCCGATCTGCTCCCCAAACGCATCGCCATGAACGCGCCGGACCGGATCGGCCTCGCCATCGGGTGGTTTCCCTCCACGGCGCTGCATCTGCTCTATCCGTTTGTCTGGGTCTTCTCCAAAATCTCTGACGCGCTGCTTCGCGCCCTGAAAATACCGGCCGCCTCCGCTGTTGAGCCGGTCACCCCGGAAGATCTGCGCGCCATTCTTGCGGCGGGCACCGCTTCCGGTGTGCTGCTGGAGCAGGAACATCTGATGATCCAGAACGTGCTGGGTCTTCAGGACCGCGCCGTCAGTTCAGCCATGACGCCGCGTGATGAAATCGTCTTTCTCGACGTGCAGGAAACCCCGGACACGCTGCGCAACAAGGTCCGTCAGGATTCCTATTCACGCTATCCGCTCTGCAATGGTGGCCTTGACCATGTCATCGGCTCGGTGCGGATCGAGGATATTTTTGTCGCCTCCGCCGACGAGAAAGGCGCTCTTCCCCTTGGCCGCCTGCGCCGCGACGTGCTGTCCGTCCCGGAGACGCTCAATCTGTGGGACACGCTGGCCCAGTTCGACGCCCATGGCGCGGGCTTTGCGCTGGTGATCAGCGAATACGGACTTGTCGTCGGTCTGATCACCTTCAAGGACATCATGGGCGCGTTGATGGACGGGCTCGCAACCCCGTTCGAGGAGCAGCTTATCGTTCAGCGTGACGAGAATTCATGGCTGATCGACGGGGCTGCGCCGATCGGCGATGTCATCCGTGAACTCGGTATCGCTGATCTTCCTGACAGCAACTCCTTCGACACGATTGCAGGCTTTGTCATGCATCGTCTACGCCGTATGGCCCGCAAGGCCGATCACACGGATGCTGCCGGCTTCCGTTTTGAAGTGGTCGATGTCGAAGGCTTCCGTATCAACCAGCTACTGATCACGCGTCGGAGCAAAACGGATGACGCCGAAGCAGCCTGAACGACAGCCCTCGCAAACCTTTACACTTTCTGTCTAGTCTTGGTGTTTGCCTGAAGCGGGCCGCACGGGTCGTCCGCGCGAGATCGAATTCCGCGAAGTGATCAACGCGGTGCGTTACCTGGTTCGAGCCTTCGGGCGAAATTGTAGGCAGTGACAAAGTCCGCGAGGTTCCGACGGAGCTGGTCATGCGTCTCGTAGTAGAAGCGCTTGACGGTTGCTTCCTTGATGGTCCGGTTCATCCGCTCAAACTGGCCGTTGGTCCATGGATGCTTCACCTTTGTCAGCCGATGCTCGATGCCGTTTTCATCGCAGACCCGATCGAAGATATGATGAAAAGCGTATTTGCACCGTGCCTGATTGGTGAACTGGATGCCGTTGTCGGTCAGAACCGTGTGAATTCTATAGGGAACGGCCTCGATCAGGCACCGAAGGAACTGCGCCGCGACCATCTTGCCAGCCTGCTGATACAGCTCGACATAGACAAGCCTGCTGGTCCGGTCGATGGCGACAAACAGACGCAGCTTGCCCTCGGCGGTCTGAACCTCGGCAATATCAATGTGAAAATAGCCGATCGGGTAGGCTTTGAACGTGCGCCTGGGCTCTTTGTCTCCCGTAACCTCGGGCAGTCGGCTGATCCCGTGCCGCTGCAGGCAGCGATGCAGAGATGAGCGCGTCAGATGCGGGATCGTCACCTGGAGCGCGTAGAGGCAACATTATCTGCGCGCCCGCTCGTTCGATGGTTTTTCGCGCGCCCGGCATCTTATGAGCACCACCATCTCGTTGAGCGTGATATCTTTTTGCGCTTCGATCATGCCAACGATAAAGGCTTCATGTCCGTCCAGCCTCGAACCACGCGACTGCCCCCGAACCAGTCTCACCACTGAACGGGCTGCCCCCCTGCAGATCCTGACGTTGCCCCATGGAATGCCCTCGAATTGAAGTAAGATCTGTCCAACTGGAGACAGGCAATGAAGAGATCACGTTTTACGCAGGACCAGATCATCGGGCTCCTGAAGGAGCATCAGGCGGGTGCGTCGGCGGTCGATCTGTGCCGCAGGCACGGGATCAGCGATGCGACGTTCTACACCTGGCGGTCGAAATACGGCGGGATGGAGGTGTCGGAAGCGCGGCGGCTCAAGGCTCTTGAAGACGAGAACGCGAAGCTGAAGCGGCTTCTGGCGGAGAGCGTGATGGACGTCTCGACGCTGAAAGAGCTCCTGGCAAAAAACTCGTGACGCCCGGTTTGCGGCGGGAAGCCGTAACCTGGGCGATTACGGAGCGGGATTACTCGCAGCGGCGGGCCTGCCGGCTGATCGGCATGGAGCCGAAGACCTGGCGCTATGCGTCATACCAACGGTTATGGTCATCGACCTGTGTGAGCCCACGTTCTGAGACCGATGGATCGGATGGTTTGAGGCATGGCGGCAAGGTTGTTCCAGACTGAGCAGGCGGCATCGATGATATGCTTGATGCCGTCGAAGACGGTATTGGACAGCCAGTTGGCGCGCAGGAACTGCCAGATATTCTCGACCGGGTTCAGTTCGGGGGCGCGCGACGGCAGAAAGATCAGGCTGACGTTGCGCGGCATTCTGAGCCTGGGGGTGGTGTGCCATCCTGCTCGATCGAGCAGTACGACAGCGTGGGCGCCTCGTGCCACGCACCGCGAGATTTCCTCGATATGCAGTTGCATGCCGGCCGTGCCGGTAAACGGGAGGGCCCGGCCAGCGGCTTTGCCGCGCGCCGGGCAGATCGCCCCGAACAGCCAGGCATTGTCGTAGCTCTGGTCAGCCGGCTGGCGTGGCCGCGTGCCTCGCCGCCGCCGTCATCAGCCAGATCCTCCTCCAAAAAAGAGAATCAGAACTGACGCACTACGTCACTTCACATACGAGTCAGTCGCTACATCATTTGGTATCACGCCGCCCGGATGATGCCGCACTGCGTGGGCGACTGCGCGAACTGGCTGGGGAGCGACGGCGATTTGGCTACCGGCGGCTGCATATCCTGCTCGGCCAGGAAGGAATGGCGATGAACCACAAGAAGCTGTTCCGGCTGTATCGCGAGGAAGGGCTGTCGGTCCGCAAGCGTGGCGGTCGGAAACGGGCGATGGGCACGCGCTCGCCGATGATGCTGCCCGACGGGCCGAACCAGCGCTGGAGCCTGGATTTCGTGTCGGACGCGCTGAACAACGGACGACGATTCCGGTCCAAAAGAGCTTTTAGAGCAGATTATGCTCTAATTGTTGATTCCCCCTCCCTGACTTAAATCATAAGCCGGGAGGATGAGAGTCGTAATTCCCAAAATCCACGTATCCGTAAGGCCATTAAGGGACATAATTCTGTTTGCTTGTGTTGCATCACCCAAATATTGAGCAGCGATATGCCACAATGAAATATCACTAGCACTTACGATTATTGTTTTTCCTGATTTCATTTCAATTTCATGGTTTATGTATTGGAAAGAGAGATATTATCGGATGCTCTTGTGAGATAAGAATTGTTAAGAGATGTTGTCGCTAAAATACCGGAATGTGCGGTCGCCGCCATCAAAGCTGAGGCTCCGGAAACTAGGTTGTCTCCAGAATTAGAAGCTATAGATGATATTTCAGTATTTGAAGCATTGAAGACAGAAGAATTTAAATCGATAGATGAGGAAAGTCCGCTCTGCAAATTTGAGAAATCCAGATTTGAACTTAAAGACGAAAGAGCACCTGCTTGAGTGGAAAGGCCGGATAACTTGCTATTTAAGAAGGATACTTCTCCACCAGCACCAACCAAATTGGCTAAAGGAGTTATTTGTCCTGCATATGAACTCGAAAAGCTTGTGAGATAATCGACATAAGAACTGGTATCTGCAAGTATGCCTGTTGTTGTGGAGAAAGCACTTGCGATATCAGAGTTGAGTAAACCAACGAGAGAGGATACGGTCGAAGTTGAGACCGAAACAACCTGAGGAATCACTTCACAAAAAATTTTATAGGGAATAACCGTTCCGCAATTGGTGTAGGACGCCTGAAAGGCTGTGATAACAACCTTTCGTGTAATTCCGCCGCCAGAAAAACTATAGGCGTTACCGCTGCGCGCCATGGCGTCAAGTGTTCGTGCTTTCTGAAGAGCCAGACTACCACGAAAAATACCATTCCAGGTTAAAGGCTGATCATAATATCCATTGAGGACTATGACTTTTGCACCGCCAACTTGACGAAAAATCTCGGTTGCCTGATAACCACCCCAAAATAATTCAGAAGGTACTTCAGTATCCTGGAAAACAATGGAACCCAATGTAAAATTTTGAATACCAAGAGCCGATTCAATTGAAGAAACAATGCCAAGAA
The Acetobacter aceti genome window above contains:
- a CDS encoding efflux RND transporter periplasmic adaptor subunit, whose protein sequence is MARSIRQYSGLFLVAGVLVLASGYVIVERMHSAHEVKLVTEHSAVPDVEVVTPEPGAKMLALTLPGTIDAWYQAPIYPQASGYVKMWYKDFGSDVKAGDVLAEINAPGLDAQYAQAKADLEAQSAKYNLTVVSANRWHAMAQSQAVSGQSVSVADANRKSGYAEMQASEHNLDRFAALEKFKTVVSPFDGVVTSRDINVGDYVSAGGGEHSASGDANQMFVVSDMHRMRLFVSVPEVFSYMLKPGLTATVSVPQFPNKVFEAQFLTVAKGYDPNTRTAVTEFTIENPDHLLWPGTFASVHLKAPAEGGIWQIPTSTLVFQEAGMQVAVVGSDNHAHFRSIVVGRMADTRTDVISGLQPGDRIIRNPPADLLENQEVRVVTPAKGYEREDAEIEG
- a CDS encoding efflux RND transporter permease subunit — protein: MNAIVVTALRRPYTFVVLSILIVMFGFLSIKKTPTDVFPNIRIPAIAVVWSYSGMLPEEFAGRIMYNFEQGVTSTVEGIEHMEADSFYGRGIVKIYFQPGTDIGAAEADVTAISQTVLQQLPEHIAAPMIMRLEASSVPVITLKLTSDTMTPSDLFKLAFIRVRSLLVTVPGAVVPHPYGGMDSFVMIALNQKELQAHHLSAMDVQNALDRQNVVRPAGDQKIGATDWMVQTNATPRTLEDIADIPIKRVGNAVVYIHDVGEVYRGGHPQTNSVIVKGRQAVIMVVMKSGEASTLSVVDGVRKMMPRLQAVLPSAVKLSILNDASGFVKDSITDVLREMATAAALTGLVVLLFLGSWRPTVIIATSIPLAILCSIIGLGWAGQTINVMTLGGLALAVGILVDDATVMIENIDTHLEMGKELEEAIIDAANQIVIPTFVSTTCICIVWLPLFELDGVAGWLFMPMAEAIIFAMIASFILSRTLVPTMAKFLLAGHVHVGAHGQEHEALPHGHNAFTRFQKGFERKFTAFREGYGSLLERLIANRRSFVTVFLGASVLSCGLYAVAGQDFFPEIKSDQLQMHMRAPLGSRIEVASRTATLVSDRIHELLDGKVEDVVSNCGLPEGPHNQAFIPTPTLGSQDCDLTITLKDEASPVWDYRAILRRGLSASFPGTVFTFQPADLTAKILNFGSPSPIDVKVTGPDLQASYKYAVALANRIRKVSGAADVSLQQTMRTPTLFVQGDRTFEQATGIDEGNLADNELMTLSGSSQVDPQYWFDPKMGVTFTLNTYVSQDQLAHYNDLLTIPVDKGDGDPSGKSMQLLGAMSKINAIGTPGEVSHYNSMPAFDIYVSAEGTDLGSVLKGVKREVAATSKDVPRGAAVDIEGQATTMSTAYVELVAGLMVSIVLIYLLIVVNFQSWLDPFIIISALPGALAGIAWSLFLTRTHLSVPALTGAIMCMGTATANSILVVDYARERLSLHGEPLRAALEAGYGRIRPVIMTASAMIVGMVPMSISNSQNAPLGKAVIGGLLVATVSTLLFVPCVYAIFYSRKSSRKEAV
- a CDS encoding TetR/AcrR family transcriptional regulator is translated as MARKGKDPEALRSAITDAAEQIIIQEGFRACSARAVTGKAGCALGSLGYLFGGLDNVILEVNARTLLEMGNFMFAEAEKMSGSTSKKLEALALGYFRYARDHLNRWEALFALRWAAQEALPSDYLALRGNLLDRIATLFAEDMPLTVPERSVLARTMYEAVHGIVVLGLDRRLGGSHEDVEGRIRLLVGKMLIQI
- a CDS encoding YiaA/YiaB family inner membrane protein encodes the protein MSASRSNTSITVSSSWVMFTWISFVVALLSMAIAVIYMPMESWLRAYLGLSGLFLVQSSISLSRTLRDQAEVEAAKNS
- the glyA gene encoding serine hydroxymethyltransferase; protein product: MSETDLHRFFQSSLASVDAEVASAIASEFERQRDGIELIASENMVSEAVLQAQGSVLTNKYAEGYPGRRYYGGCSEVDKVETLAIERARKMFGAGFANVQPHSGANANQAAFMAVVAPGDTVLGMSLAAGGHLTHGAAPNYSGKWFNAVQYGVRQQDGHLDYEEMESLAREHKPKLIVAGSSAYPRIIDFARFRRIADEVGAFLMVDMAHFAGLVAAGLYPSPIPHADIVTTTTHKTLRGPRGGLILTNDEALAKKINSAVFPGLQGGPLMHVIAAKAVAFGEALKPEFAEYQKAVAANAKVLGETLVARGFDLVTGGTDSHLLLVDLRPKKVTGKIAEKALERAGITANKNAVPFDPEKPAITSGIRLGSPAATARGFREAEFRQVGEMIDEVLTALAASGGEGDAAVENAVHERVKALCAQFPIYKR